In Sorghum bicolor cultivar BTx623 chromosome 10, Sorghum_bicolor_NCBIv3, whole genome shotgun sequence, one genomic interval encodes:
- the LOC110431087 gene encoding zinc finger BED domain-containing protein RICESLEEPER 2-like: MSITVDNVSANDTGVDYLRKQLQKTNIAKGKFVHMRCATHIVNLIVRDGLQEVDLSIKRVKATIRYIKNGTSRLVKFKEIDEEEKKVFLKLAEDDPNYVIDLSEARDGLGHPDEDDWENAKKMAQFLQHFYDLTVRISSSLQVTSNTFFHEIREGVWHTNNKDNEKGQQQEQDRDKGQRKGKGKDKDKEKENINLLIFVAAFLDPRYLSLYTIITVEEIFGEERGQLVWAAINTCVTVLFEEYRNMYAPSEETTPVVDDDKSKRVAGGMLKNKIAKKMKLNNCSTSTNKSELEKYLAEETEYIDSKMDMLAWWKVN; encoded by the exons ATGAGTATAACAGTGGATAATGTGAGTGCCAATGACACTGGAGTTGATTACTTGAGGAAGCAGCTGCAGAAAACCAACATTGCCAAGGGCAAGTTTGTGCATATGAGGTGTGCAACTCACATTGTGAATCTGATTGTAAGAGATGGTTTGCAAGAAGTTGACCTATCTATTAAGCGTGTTAAGGCTACTATTAGGTATATAAAAAATGGGACATCAAGATTGGTCAAGTTTAAAGAAATTGATGAGGAAGAGAAA AAAGTGTTTTTAAAGTTAGCTGAAGATGACCCTAATTATGTTATTGACTTGTCTGAAGCAAGAGATGGTCTTGGGCATCCAGATGAAGATGATTGGGAAAATGCAAAGAAAATGGCACAATTTCTACAACATTTTTATGACCTTACTGTCCGTATCTCTTCTTCCCTCCAAGTTACTAGTAACACTTTCTTCCATGAGATTAGAGAA gGAGTTTGGCACACCAACAACAAGGACAACGAGAAAGGGCAGCAGCAAGAGCAAGATAGGGATAAAGGGCAAAGAAAGGGCAAGGGGAAGGACAAGGACAAGGAGAAAGAGAACATCAACTTACTGATATTTGTGGCTGCATTCCTTGATCCAAGGTACTTATCTTTGTACACAATAATTACTGTTGAAGAGATATTTGGTGAGGAAAGAGGTCAATTGGTTTGGGCAGCGATAAATACTTGTGTGACAGTGTTGTTTGAAGAATACAGGAACATGTATGCTCCAAGTGAAGAAACAACTCCAGTAGTTGATGATGATAAATCTAAGAGAGTAGCAGGAGGAATGCTTAAAAACAAAATTGCCAAGAAGATGAAGTTAAATAACTGTTCTACTAGCACCAACAAATCTGAACTTGAGAAATATCTTGCTGAAGAAACAGAATACATAGACTCAAAAATGGACATGCTTGCTTGGTGGAAAGTCAATTAA